A single region of the Sciurus carolinensis chromosome 14, mSciCar1.2, whole genome shotgun sequence genome encodes:
- the LOC124964209 gene encoding transcription factor BTF3-like: protein MKETIINQEKLAKLQAQVRIGGKGTACRKKKVVHRTATADDKKLQFSLKKLGVNNISGIEEVNMFTNQGTVIHFNNPKVQASLAANTFTITGHAETKQLTEMLPSILNQLGADSLTSV, encoded by the coding sequence ATGAAAGAAACTATCATAAACCAGGAAAAACTCGCCAAACTGCAGGCACAAGTGCGCATTGGTGGGAAAGGAACTGCTTGCAGAAAGAAGAAGGTGGTTCATAGAACAGCTACAGCAGATGATAAAAAACTTCAGTTCTCCTTAAAGAAGTTAGGGGTAAACAATATCTCTGGCATTGAAGAGGTGAATATGTTTACAAACCAAGGAACGGTGATTCACTTTAACAACCCTAAAGTTCAGGCATCTCTGGCAGCAAACACTTTCACCATTACAGGCCATGCTGAGACAAAGCAACTGACAGAAATGCTACCCAGCATCTTAAACCAGCTTGGAGCAGACAGTCTCACTAGTGTGTAA